A single genomic interval of Rhodopseudomonas palustris harbors:
- a CDS encoding DUF5615 family PIN-like protein, with protein MKLLFDQNLSFKLCQDVSDLFPGSCHVRDVGLTQADDRTIWSFARANQLTIVSQDADFSDMAMLLGPPPKVIWVRSGNRPRVAIALLLRTHSGLIAEFEVNDAVCLEIY; from the coding sequence ATGAAGCTGCTGTTCGACCAGAACCTCAGCTTTAAACTCTGCCAAGACGTCTCTGATCTTTTCCCAGGATCGTGCCACGTACGCGATGTCGGCCTGACGCAGGCGGATGACCGGACGATATGGAGCTTCGCTCGGGCCAATCAGTTGACGATCGTGTCCCAGGATGCCGATTTTTCCGATATGGCGATGCTGCTCGGGCCGCCGCCGAAAGTGATTTGGGTACGCTCAGGAAATCGGCCGCGCGTCGCAATCGCGCTGTTGCTTCGAACCCATTCCGGCCTGATCGCGGAGTTCGAGGTGAATGATGCGGTCTGTCTGGAAATCTACTAG
- a CDS encoding DUF433 domain-containing protein, which yields MDYREIITIEPGKRGGRPCIRHMRIAVADVLGWLADGQSPEEIISDFPELTDQDIRAALAYAADRERRLITAS from the coding sequence ATGGATTACCGGGAGATCATCACCATCGAGCCGGGGAAGCGCGGCGGTCGCCCCTGCATTCGCCACATGCGGATCGCAGTCGCGGATGTGCTCGGCTGGCTGGCAGACGGGCAGAGTCCGGAAGAGATCATCTCAGATTTTCCGGAGCTGACCGACCAGGACATCCGTGCGGCGCTCGCATATGCGGCGGATCGTGAACGGCGGCTCATCACGGCTTCGTAA